A window from Gottschalkiaceae bacterium SANA encodes these proteins:
- the urdA_2 gene encoding urocanate reductase, producing MKKVLCILLVACMAFTMVACAAKTESNPEEAAGKYTAGTYEGVGKGNNGDIVVEVVLTDSEIAEITVKEHAETAGLADAPLKDIPAAIIAGQTLAVDTITGATNASNGVIAAVTAALQAAGVDVSALQIKNETAAAQVTIEDATYDVVVIGAGGAGLSAAIKAKVSGAENVVVIEKMPFAGGNTLLSYAELACAGNWLQVEKGIEDSNEQFAKEMWEGGGMLARKEMVDTVVNNALDAALWLRDYVGVEYQDYLVHEGGHSVARAVEPIELGAGMITPLVKKAEELGVQIMYNTKAEDLVQDETGRVVGVQVSAGESTATFTADKGVVLAAGGFGANIEMREQYNKRWPTLDESVQTTNSPAIVGDGILMAERIGAQLEGMEHIQLYPFNNPMTGVFYGIEAPSWSGEGLIYVNIDGNRFVNEMGMRDVRAEAILAQEGAVYAIYNQEVADRLNMEVKFADEYAKCLDGGVYYKADTLEEVAAYFEINADNLVKTMDNYNKYMTEGVDLEFGRTTAMVPMNEGPWFILKGIVSVHHTMGGVMIDTDAHVLDTEGNIIPSLYAAGEVTGSIHGNNRVGTCAISDITVFGRIAGENVATGK from the coding sequence ATGAAGAAAGTTTTATGTATCTTATTAGTTGCATGTATGGCATTTACTATGGTTGCCTGTGCTGCTAAAACAGAAAGTAATCCTGAAGAGGCTGCTGGGAAATATACAGCAGGGACTTACGAGGGTGTAGGAAAAGGGAACAATGGCGACATTGTTGTTGAAGTGGTACTAACGGATTCAGAGATCGCTGAAATTACAGTGAAAGAACATGCGGAAACAGCGGGTTTGGCGGATGCACCGTTAAAAGACATTCCTGCAGCAATCATTGCAGGACAAACACTTGCTGTTGATACAATTACCGGTGCAACCAATGCTTCAAATGGTGTCATCGCTGCAGTTACAGCGGCTCTTCAAGCAGCTGGTGTAGATGTTTCGGCACTACAGATCAAAAACGAAACAGCGGCGGCGCAGGTTACCATTGAAGATGCAACCTATGATGTTGTGGTTATCGGTGCCGGTGGTGCTGGTCTTTCAGCGGCGATTAAAGCAAAAGTAAGCGGTGCTGAAAATGTTGTTGTAATTGAAAAGATGCCATTTGCAGGCGGAAACACACTCCTTTCTTATGCGGAACTGGCATGTGCGGGAAACTGGCTTCAGGTTGAAAAAGGGATCGAAGACAGCAACGAGCAATTTGCTAAAGAGATGTGGGAAGGCGGCGGAATGCTTGCTCGCAAAGAAATGGTCGACACAGTCGTAAACAACGCATTGGATGCGGCGCTTTGGTTGCGAGATTATGTGGGTGTTGAATATCAGGATTATTTGGTACACGAAGGTGGACACAGCGTAGCTCGTGCTGTTGAACCGATCGAGTTGGGTGCTGGTATGATTACACCGCTGGTAAAAAAAGCGGAAGAACTTGGCGTACAGATCATGTACAATACAAAAGCGGAAGATCTTGTTCAAGATGAAACTGGTCGAGTTGTTGGCGTTCAAGTTTCAGCTGGGGAAAGCACAGCGACATTCACAGCGGACAAAGGTGTTGTTCTTGCGGCTGGTGGTTTTGGCGCAAATATTGAGATGCGTGAGCAATATAACAAACGCTGGCCAACATTGGATGAGTCTGTACAGACAACAAACTCTCCAGCGATCGTCGGCGACGGCATTTTGATGGCAGAGAGAATTGGTGCACAGCTTGAGGGAATGGAGCATATTCAACTGTACCCATTCAACAATCCAATGACAGGCGTCTTCTACGGAATTGAAGCGCCGAGCTGGAGCGGTGAAGGCTTGATTTATGTGAATATTGATGGAAATCGATTTGTGAATGAGATGGGTATGCGCGATGTGCGTGCCGAAGCGATTTTGGCGCAAGAAGGTGCTGTTTATGCAATTTACAACCAAGAGGTTGCAGATCGACTAAACATGGAAGTCAAATTTGCAGATGAGTACGCGAAATGCCTGGATGGTGGTGTTTATTACAAAGCGGACACGCTTGAAGAGGTTGCAGCGTACTTCGAAATTAATGCGGACAATCTTGTGAAAACAATGGATAATTACAACAAATACATGACAGAGGGTGTGGATCTAGAATTCGGACGCACAACTGCCATGGTGCCAATGAATGAGGGTCCTTGGTTCATTCTAAAAGGTATTGTTTCTGTTCATCATACAATGGGTGGCGTTATGATTGATACAGATGCTCATGTGCTTGATACGGAGGGTAATATCATTCCAAGTCTATATGCAGCAGGTGAGGTTACAGGAAGTATTCACGGAAACAACCGTGTGGGTACTTGCGCCATTTCCGATATCACTGTATTCGGTCGAATTGCTGGTGAGAACGTAGCAACAGGCAAATAA
- the deoD_1 gene encoding purine-nucleoside phosphorylase — protein sequence MNIPTPHIGVNQQGIVAKTVLMPGDPLRAKFIADTFLEDAVQFNNVRGMLGFTGTYKGKKISVMGSGMGMPSIGIYSFELFQFYGVENIIRIGSCGAYTDELELYDVILATDAYSESAYAKVQSGSEDDVMLPSPELNDKLEGFAKELEIDLHKCRIHSNDVFYNGQEGYFEMVRDKHGCKAVEMESFALFANAKATGKKAACLLTVSDSLVTHKVTTAEERQNAFTEMMKIALEMAE from the coding sequence ATGAATATCCCAACTCCACACATCGGTGTCAATCAACAAGGCATCGTTGCAAAGACCGTTTTAATGCCCGGAGATCCGCTTCGCGCAAAATTTATTGCCGACACATTTCTAGAAGACGCAGTGCAATTCAATAATGTGCGAGGTATGCTTGGTTTTACCGGCACCTACAAAGGCAAGAAAATTTCTGTTATGGGTTCCGGAATGGGCATGCCAAGCATCGGCATCTATTCCTTTGAATTGTTCCAATTCTACGGAGTAGAAAACATTATCCGCATCGGTTCTTGCGGCGCATATACCGACGAGCTAGAACTCTATGATGTCATTCTTGCAACGGACGCCTATAGCGAGTCCGCTTATGCCAAGGTCCAAAGTGGGTCTGAAGACGATGTCATGCTTCCTTCTCCAGAGCTGAACGACAAGCTTGAAGGCTTTGCAAAAGAACTGGAAATCGACTTGCACAAATGCCGTATCCATTCCAACGATGTTTTCTACAATGGACAAGAAGGTTACTTTGAAATGGTCCGTGATAAACATGGCTGTAAAGCGGTTGAAATGGAATCCTTTGCACTTTTTGCCAACGCCAAAGCGACAGGCAAAAAAGCTGCCTGCCTATTGACCGTATCTGACTCACTGGTTACTCACAAGGTAACAACAGCTGAAGAAAGACAAAATGCTTTTACTGAAATGATGAAAATCGCCTTGGAAATGGCGGAGTAA